Within Persephonella sp., the genomic segment CCGGTCCTTTTGTAAGCATTGTTTCATAAATATTTTTGGCTATCTCTGTTATCGCTTCGTCCCAGCTTATTCTTTTCCATTTTCCTTCTCCTCTTTTTCCAACCCTTTTGAGAGGATAAAGGATTCTGTCTTTTTCATATGTAACCTGTGAATGCTGAACACCTTTATTACAACCTCTTGGGTTAAAATCAGGTATCTTAGGATTTATCGGTGTGTAGTTTGCAACCTGATTTTCCCTTGTTATTATCCCGTTGTTGACCCATACATCCCACGCACAGTTACCCTGACAGTTGACGCAGTGGTAGGCTGTTCCGTGATCTTCCTTTTTTCCATAAGTGAAGGCGAACTCTTTTCTGTACATATTTTCTGTGTAGCTTGCGTTCGGGTAAGAACTTCTTGGATCTTCAACCACAACAGCTTTATCTTTGGCAAATGCTGTTTTTCCACCTAAGGCAACGCCGACTCCTGACGCTGATAAAGCCTTCAGGAAATCCCTTCTTGTAAGTGCCATATATCTTACCTCCTTATTTAAATCTTAATTGGTTTACAGACAACCACCTCCACCACCTGCTGCAGGTGGCTCATACTCACCTTCATCTTCTGGATAGCCTTCTTCGTCCCACGCCACCATTCCACCTTCAAGGTTCTGTGCAAACGGAAACTTTTTCGCACATTTTTTGAATATTTCAGGATCCCCATCTCTTGAAACTATCACTGTAGGAATGTAAGGGCTTATCTGGGGAAGTGCCTCTTCTGGAGCTTTTGATTCGTCACAGTCTGGAAGCGGTATAGCCCCCGGAATGTGAACCCCAGTGTAGTAGTCTGTATCTTCAGCTTCCTCCTCTTCTTCTTCAGAAAGCTCATAAGGTCTAACATCTATGACCTGAATATTAACCTTTGGATTTCCTAATTTTTTGTAAAGTTCCTCAACTGTAATAGGTATCTGTTTTCTCAGTTCCAGATCTTTTTTTCCAAAACTGAGTAAAAGTCCTGCCAGAACTACTATTATCCCTATATAAACAAGCCTTTCTATTTTAGGGTTCATTACTCTTCTCCTCCTTCAGAAGAAGCTTGAACTGTTTGCTGAAGTTTTTGTTCTAATTTTGAGATGTCAGCTTTCATACCTACCAATCCAATTAGAAGGATCAGGATCCCAAGCCAGAAAAGTATTCTTTCTGTCATACTCATCTTTATACCTCGCTAAATTTAGTCATAAACTTCATCAGACTCTTTCTTAGCCTGTATAAACTTGCTCCACCTTCCAAAATAGATAAGGTTTGCTGTTAAAACGCCAACAATAAAATAGGTCGCAGACTGTGCCATTGAACCTACTGAGAGTGTTGGGTATGCAGAAAGAAATGCTCCTGTTGTGCAACCTCCGCCTATCATTGCTCCAAGAGCAAGGAATATACCTGCAAAAAAGACAAGGATTAACCTTACCCATGGGAAAGGAGCTACCCCTTTTGCAAAAGCAGGTGGAACAACATCAAACTTGAATGTTCCTGAAATAATAGCACTAAGAAACGCCCCTGGAATAACTCCTATTATAAGACCTGCATGCCACATTATTGATTCATTGATTTTTGGAACTATTGATAGTGGGTGACCTATTAGATCAGCTATCCACCCGACAAAAGCAAGTGCACCACCTGAGAAACCAAGATACTCTCCCTGAGCTGTAGCCCAAGCTATTATTAGACCCGCCAATATACCTGATACAGCCCAGTGCCATTCTCCTTTTATTACTTTTGAGATAAAAGAAGACTGGTTTGATTGATCGTAACCGATCTTTTTAGCAGGATCAAACCAGTCTGCAACGAGAGCAAGAATAATAAACAATACACCCCACACCACTGCGAGAGGTCCGTAAGGGAGACCTAATGCACCGTATAATGTTATTTTTTCTCTTGTTCCTAGTATCCCGATCTCAACAAGCCACGGCTGAATATTAGAGTATATAACTATACCAAGTATTAAGCCTAATACGCCGGCAATTGATATAAACTTTCCTGCTCCCACTCTGGCAACACAGGTGCCGGGACAGAAACCTGCAGATGCCATAGCTATACCAAACAGAAATCCTCCGATAAGATGTGCAATCCCCAGATAGGGCATAATTCTGGGAAGAAGGTTGGTCTGTTCAGCTACACCAAATATATCGGCAAGCCCATAGATTATAGATGCCGTCGCTATTCCCATAAATGCAAACTTCATTATCTTTAGATCTC encodes:
- a CDS encoding rhodanese-like domain-containing protein; this encodes MNPKIERLVYIGIIVVLAGLLLSFGKKDLELRKQIPITVEELYKKLGNPKVNIQVIDVRPYELSEEEEEEAEDTDYYTGVHIPGAIPLPDCDESKAPEEALPQISPYIPTVIVSRDGDPEIFKKCAKKFPFAQNLEGGMVAWDEEGYPEDEGEYEPPAAGGGGGCL
- a CDS encoding YeeE/YedE thiosulfate transporter family protein; the encoded protein is MEHLSHLIMGLITGALFGIVLHKVGAIRYSRVEGMLLLRDLKIMKFAFMGIATASIIYGLADIFGVAEQTNLLPRIMPYLGIAHLIGGFLFGIAMASAGFCPGTCVARVGAGKFISIAGVLGLILGIVIYSNIQPWLVEIGILGTREKITLYGALGLPYGPLAVVWGVLFIILALVADWFDPAKKIGYDQSNQSSFISKVIKGEWHWAVSGILAGLIIAWATAQGEYLGFSGGALAFVGWIADLIGHPLSIVPKINESIMWHAGLIIGVIPGAFLSAIISGTFKFDVVPPAFAKGVAPFPWVRLILVFFAGIFLALGAMIGGGCTTGAFLSAYPTLSVGSMAQSATYFIVGVLTANLIYFGRWSKFIQAKKESDEVYD